One Panicum virgatum strain AP13 chromosome 9K, P.virgatum_v5, whole genome shotgun sequence genomic region harbors:
- the LOC120651964 gene encoding arabinosyltransferase RRA3-like produces the protein MALAGRRDGPLMLRGGGGGGGKPLSRGSRIAVAVAVGIALGCVCAFLYPDGLFRPSASALQWSRHVDTAACESSGRVTNLESQLASLERKNAELRRQINELSMKLQLAGQGKDETLYKAGPFGTVKALRTNPTVMPDESVNPRLAKILGEVAVKKELIVALANSNVREMLEVWFTNIKRVGIPNFLVVALDDNIESFCKSKGVPVYRRDPDEGIDNIAKTGGNHAVSGLKFRVLREFLQLGYSILLSDIDIIFLRNPFDHLYRDSDVESMSDGHNNMTAYGFNDVFDEPSMGWARYAHTMRIWVYNSGFFYIRPTIPSIELLDRVADRLSHEKAWDQAVFNEELFFPSHPGYEGLYASRRTMDIYLFMNSKVLFKTVRKDAQLKKLKPVIVHLNYHPDKLDRMKAVIEFYVNGKQDALQRFPDGSE, from the exons ATGGCCTTAGCCGGGCGGCGGGACGGCCCCCTCATGCTacggggcggcgggggcggcggcgggaaacCCCTGTCGCGCGGGTCTCGGATCGCGGTGGCGGTCGCTGTCGGCATCGCGCTCGGCTGCGTCTGCGCCTTCCTCTACCCCGACGGCCTCTTCCGCCCGTCTGCCTCTGCCCTCCAATGGTCGCGCCAC GTTGACACAGCTGCCTGCGAATCATCAGGGCGAGTTACCAACCTTGAGTCCCAGTTGGCATCATTGGAGAGAAAGAATGCTGAACTGAGGAGGCAGATTAATGAATTATCCATGAAACTTCAATTGGCTGGACAAGGAAAAGATGAGACCTTGTACAAGGCTGGTCCTTTCGGAACTGTCAAGGCCTTGAGAACAAATCCAACAGTAATGCCTGATGAATCTGTTAATCCCAGGCTGGCCAAGATACTAGGAGAGGTTGCTGTCAAGAAAGAACTTATTGTTGCATTGGCAAATTCCAACGTCAGGGAGATGCTTGAAGTTTGGTTTACCAATATCAAACGAGTTGGTATTCCAAACTTCCTAGTTGTGGCATTGGATGACAATATAGAAAGCTTCTGCAAATCTAAAGGCGTTCCGGTCTACCGGCGTGATCCTGATGAAGGCATTGACAACATTGCAAAAACTGGTGGGAACCATGCCGTTTCTGGACTCAAGTTTCGTGTTTTAAGGGAGTTCTTGCAGCTTGGATATAGTATTCTCCTCTCTGACATTGATATTATTTTCCTGAGGAACCCATTCGATCACCTTTACAGAGATTCTGATGTAGAGTCCATGAGTGATGGCCACAACAACATGACAGCTTATGGTTTCAACGATGTGTTTGATGAGCCATCTATGGGCTGGGCCAGATATGCACACACAATGCGTATCTGGGTTTACAACTCTGGCTTTTTCTATATAAGGCCAACAATTCCTTCTATTGAACTTCTGGATCGAGTAGCTGACCGCCTTTCTCATGAGAAGGCATGGGACCAAGCAGTCTTCAACGAGGAACTGTTCTTCCCATCTCATCCAGGTTATGAAGGCCTTTATGCATCCAGAAGAACCATGGATATTTATCTATTCATGAACAGCAAAGTTCTCTTCAAGACTGTGAGGAAAGATGCTCAGCTCAAGAAGCTAAAGCCAGTGATTGTGCATTTGAACTACCATCCAGACAAGTTAGACCGGATGAAAGCTGTTATTGAATTCTATGTGAATGGAAAGCAAGATGCGCTGCAACGTTTCCCTGATGGATCAGAATGA